One Alteromonas sp. KC3 DNA segment encodes these proteins:
- a CDS encoding DUF4397 domain-containing protein has protein sequence MQLTTPSVNMTVGFRTIICGLIVLLGLSACGGSDSSSSDYTYAYVQFYNASPNGANVEMREVDGDSFGSAQFGDTTSMYSLESGELELEFIRTDSDDQEVLIDTITVDLREGYKTLIVMSGDFAAPSFSNYQYERKTLEDHFRLFALSVTADNASYDFYMSESGDPFEAANYLGSANAGDLGEFVFWDADDDSDYFDEGEYTIYLTEPGSDEVIFESQTIDFIYETEYVLTLRDVSGAIQEGLVVDTILNSSTVTALTDVEADSQYRIYNSSNIDADLQVSFGGNTDEEDVSFTLSAGELSSFTAIRYGDYRVTVTDPSGSATSLNNKLITLNQGESKAILIYNNDDKLGAATFVESGLPQAYDKTVNFINLVNDFDDVDFYLVRNDETIDTAEYDLQNLEFGESASEVLPSDYYEVIAVYEDDNGEQVLLDRTALFGFVEEENYIVTVEPADTATGYEIRVLY, from the coding sequence ATGCAACTAACCACACCATCTGTGAATATGACAGTAGGTTTTAGAACAATAATATGTGGGCTTATCGTATTATTAGGGCTTAGCGCTTGTGGCGGCTCAGATAGCAGTAGTTCTGATTATACTTATGCGTATGTGCAGTTTTACAACGCATCACCTAATGGCGCAAACGTAGAAATGCGCGAAGTTGACGGCGATAGCTTTGGTTCGGCGCAATTTGGTGATACTACGTCTATGTACTCGCTAGAAAGCGGTGAATTGGAACTTGAGTTCATTCGTACCGACTCAGATGATCAAGAAGTTCTTATCGATACTATTACCGTTGATCTTCGCGAAGGTTATAAAACCTTGATTGTGATGAGTGGAGATTTTGCTGCACCGTCTTTTTCTAACTACCAATATGAAAGAAAAACGTTAGAAGACCATTTTCGTTTGTTTGCGTTATCGGTAACGGCTGATAATGCGTCATACGATTTCTATATGAGTGAGTCAGGTGACCCATTTGAAGCTGCAAATTACTTAGGAAGCGCAAACGCTGGCGACCTAGGAGAGTTTGTATTTTGGGATGCTGATGATGACAGTGACTATTTTGATGAAGGCGAGTACACAATTTATCTCACCGAGCCGGGTAGCGATGAGGTCATATTTGAATCGCAGACTATCGACTTCATCTATGAAACAGAATACGTTCTTACTTTGCGCGACGTAAGTGGTGCTATTCAAGAAGGCTTAGTTGTAGACACTATTCTTAATTCATCAACAGTAACAGCACTCACTGATGTTGAAGCTGACTCACAATATCGTATTTATAACTCGTCAAATATTGATGCAGATCTACAAGTGAGCTTTGGGGGGAATACCGACGAAGAAGATGTGAGCTTTACATTATCGGCTGGTGAGCTTTCTTCATTTACCGCCATTCGATATGGCGATTATAGAGTAACAGTGACAGACCCTTCTGGTAGTGCTACTTCACTCAATAATAAATTGATCACGTTAAATCAAGGCGAGAGCAAAGCAATACTGATTTATAACAATGACGACAAGCTTGGTGCTGCTACCTTTGTAGAAAGCGGCTTACCTCAAGCCTACGATAAAACGGTTAATTTCATCAATTTAGTTAACGATTTCGACGACGTTGACTTTTACTTAGTGCGTAATGATGAAACCATCGATACCGCTGAATACGACCTGCAAAACTTAGAATTTGGTGAAAGCGCGAGTGAGGTACTACCTTCCGACTACTACGAAGTCATAGCGGTTTACGAAGATGATAATGGCGAGCAAGTGCTGCTTGATAGAACCGCATTGTTTGGGTTTGTTGAAGAAGAAAACTACATTGTGACTGTTGAGCCCGCTGATACCGCTACAGGTTATGAAATTCGCGTGCTTTATTAA